In a single window of the Pseudodesulfovibrio profundus genome:
- a CDS encoding sulfite exporter TauE/SafE family protein, which produces MLRSKKTLLMLALVAAVCFTAEPAFADRLAEAIAEAKPQGEPGYLGIPGAPQLNVIIGLVWAIWVGWIFSTVGAFGGIMAGVGHITIYGLGDYAKSFKKDMKLNKVVTDSIRVSNQWLVGCSAALSSFNYYKAGRLVLPLGIALAIGAVSGSWLVPWLTAGKISLKAYLGYFGLFVLFLGCYLFYETTPKGQANKKAAKKAAEAFQKSVKEQQSGGQVDMSEMGVKVQKFTPTACEFTFFGVEFSFNPVIPVIGGFFIAALASFLGVGGGFLLVPFLTSVAGLPMYLVAGTSAMAVLIGMVNSIASYMLLKQTPVAWGLIGAELIGIVIGSVIGPKTSKFIPEKVLKYIFIFLAFYVGIRYTTKGFLGYSLVPPF; this is translated from the coding sequence GTGTTACGTTCCAAAAAAACTCTCCTGATGCTGGCTCTGGTGGCCGCGGTCTGCTTCACTGCAGAGCCCGCCTTCGCCGATCGTCTGGCCGAAGCCATCGCCGAAGCCAAACCGCAAGGTGAGCCCGGTTACCTCGGTATCCCCGGCGCTCCGCAACTCAACGTCATCATCGGTCTCGTGTGGGCGATCTGGGTAGGCTGGATCTTCTCCACCGTCGGCGCATTCGGTGGTATCATGGCCGGTGTTGGTCACATCACCATTTACGGCCTCGGTGACTACGCCAAGTCTTTCAAAAAAGACATGAAGCTGAACAAGGTCGTCACCGACTCCATCCGCGTGTCCAACCAGTGGCTCGTTGGTTGTTCCGCAGCACTGTCCTCCTTCAACTACTACAAAGCCGGTCGCCTCGTGCTGCCTCTGGGTATCGCTCTGGCCATCGGTGCCGTTTCCGGTTCCTGGCTGGTACCCTGGTTGACCGCTGGTAAGATCTCCCTGAAGGCATACCTCGGTTACTTCGGTCTCTTCGTTCTCTTCCTCGGTTGCTACCTCTTCTACGAAACCACCCCCAAGGGCCAGGCCAACAAGAAGGCCGCCAAGAAAGCTGCTGAAGCTTTCCAGAAGTCCGTTAAGGAACAGCAGTCCGGTGGCCAGGTCGACATGAGCGAAATGGGCGTTAAGGTTCAGAAGTTCACCCCGACCGCTTGTGAGTTCACCTTCTTCGGTGTTGAATTCTCCTTCAACCCGGTTATCCCGGTTATCGGTGGTTTCTTCATCGCAGCTCTGGCTTCCTTCCTCGGTGTTGGCGGCGGCTTCCTGCTGGTGCCGTTCCTGACTTCCGTTGCCGGTCTGCCCATGTACCTCGTTGCCGGTACCTCCGCCATGGCCGTTCTGATCGGTATGGTCAACTCCATCGCTTCCTACATGCTGCTCAAGCAGACTCCGGTTGCATGGGGCCTGATCGGTGCCGAGCTTATCGGTATCGTCATCGGTTCCGTCATCGGTCCCAAGACCTCCAAGTTCATCCCCGAGAAGGTTCTGAAGTACATCTTCATCTTCCTCGCCTTCTACGTTGGTATCCGCTACACCACCAAGGGCTTCCTGGGTTACTCCCTGGTACCCCCCTTCTAA
- a CDS encoding PH domain-containing protein encodes MAKSYKVPMNKTVLTFFLLCVAAVAATVTWSFNSGLTWTAICLIAVAGPLSAFYWYMLYITPKRATITVADEGILLSAPPFASAVIPWASVTKTMPVNLVTDEDFHAVKTKKFMHFAGYRSGIIEIKNNQEAVIVANRADVICIQTEERFYLLGPSDMEGFSESVNAGMSQMA; translated from the coding sequence GTGGCGAAATCATACAAGGTCCCCATGAATAAAACAGTCCTGACGTTCTTTCTTTTGTGCGTCGCGGCTGTGGCCGCCACTGTGACCTGGAGCTTCAATTCCGGGCTCACCTGGACCGCCATCTGTCTCATTGCCGTAGCCGGACCATTGTCCGCTTTCTACTGGTACATGTTATACATCACGCCCAAGCGCGCGACCATCACCGTAGCCGATGAAGGCATCCTGCTCTCGGCTCCGCCTTTTGCCAGTGCCGTGATCCCCTGGGCCTCGGTCACCAAGACCATGCCGGTCAATCTGGTAACCGATGAGGACTTCCACGCGGTCAAAACCAAAAAATTCATGCACTTCGCCGGTTACCGTTCCGGGATCATCGAGATCAAGAACAACCAGGAAGCAGTGATCGTAGCCAACCGCGCCGATGTCATCTGCATCCAGACCGAAGAACGCTTCTACCTGCTCGGCCCTTCCGACATGGAAGGATTCAGCGAGTCGGTCAACGCGGGCATGAGCCAGATGGCCTGA